The DNA region TACATTTACTAGTAGATGCAAGCGGTAATGACAAATACATGAAAGCCTCAAAGGTCCGGGACTTCTTGTGACATGTAAGACACTGCACTGTAGATTTGAACTGGCCTTGAAAGAGTGCCACAATAATGGATTCATTGAGCTGCTTGTGTTTGTGCCAGGCTAGTTCTGCTGCTCTGAAGTCATCAAGATgatcattgttttcttccttatatcttttCCTGTTGTCAGCCTGGATAACAGAAGTTTAAATACCATAGCCATATATTAacatatataaaaacagaaaGTCTCATCTATAGGCAAGCATACTATTGAGTATTTGCAAGAATATTTAAACATGTCAGTGTAGCCATCCATTTCTTATCTGGTTAGGCTTCTTCCATTACTCCCTTTAGTACCTTATGCTGTTTCAAAATAACCTCCTACTTTAATTCTGAATACTAGCATTTCCTTCTATACAAGGTTCCAGTAACATAATCTTCTTATGAAATAAGAgggtcttttaaaaatttatttctcttgATCATCTGACAGACGTATAATTTGTTACAAGTGTATTGCTTACTTTATTTAGGTCTTCATGCAAGCCATCCattaaaaagagaagcaattcTTGGGAGTCCTGTTGGCTATATCCTGCAAATTGGTCATTAATCTTCCCAATTGTAATTTTAAAGTCCTTTGGACTGATATATTTATACTGTCCTGTCCATAAAGCTTTCATTATTACACCAAACTCTTCAGCCACTTCACCTTTATGCCCCAGGAAATTTGACCTATACAATTAAAcagacccaaaaaaaaaaaaaaaaaaaagtgagccattcaaataactttttttttaaatattaattcaagaTGTTATCCcaatttcaaagtaatttctttagACCAAGAAAAACTGACTGTTAGACTGAATTAAGTTTTTTGTCTACTTTGGCACTGTAATTTGGTTCCATATTCAAGACTGGGCTGATGGAAGGTACTGCTGTTTCCAGCTTGTTTTGTGAACTGctatttaaatattctgtttgGTTTTAGAAGACTCTAGTACACTTATATTTATGAATATGGTAAGCACAATTTAATTAAGACTGTCCAGTAAAACCTATTTTGTGACATACACatgaattttgaaaatgtcaagaCACTTAGAAGTTAGCATTTGTCtcctacttaaaaaaacaaaacacccccccgcccccttaACCCcactaagtgattttttttttaattaacaattgtaaaggcagatttttttccttcaattataAATTAAAGGATGAGAATAAGAGATTGTTACCTGTTAATATCATCTTGATACaagtttctgttaaaataatcagCCAGGTGAGGTGCATTGCACAGACACTGTAATATGGAATTCATATAGCAAGTGTTCCCTAGATTACGAAGTCCTGTAAGAGCTGGTCCCGATCCCCCAAACACAGGATTAAGATTCCGAATTTGTGATGCAGAGAGTCTTGAAATTTCTGCTTTAGTGTAACAGACTGGTCTGTAAGGAAGGAATTATTTCTTAGGAGTCTCGGACGTGACAAGGCTGTACACATAAGCCAACAGAACTGCCTTCCCTCACAGGGAATGAAATATCCTGGCACAAGAAGTCACCAAATGCCATCATTGAAGGTATTCAAGACCAGTCAATGCAACAGTGAGAAAGCCATATACACTGGCCTATAATGAGGCTGACTTATAGGCTCCatcagtttttggttttggtttttttggggttttttgtttgtttttgtttttttttttttttttttttaaattcacagacAAAGAATTAGCTAATGATTTAACCcagtttaaaaactgaaaactgcatttcacaAGCTGTCAGAAGACTGGTATTTAATATGTTAATACAAATACCACCACTTAAAAAGTAACTATTGTCCAATTACACTGTGACCTCTGAAATTCATGTTAATACATAACAATTACATTAATTCTCAAAAGATAACTGCCCTATACATTGAACTTTCAGCAATGAAATTTAAGTCTATCACTCTTGCATCCTTTCAAACCTActtagaaaatattaatgaatttcaGTTGGTTAAACACAAAGAAAGTCCTCTATGCCATCATATTGCATGAGTTGTGGTATAACTTATTGAACATACTTATTGTCACGATTGACTGCAGGAGTTACAggaattcttttcttctcttcctcctgaatGGCTTGGGTTATATCTGGGGAAGAGTAGGAGCGCTTCAGTTTGGAGTGTTCTCTTTCTCGTTCAACAGTCACTTGTGGCTTGGGTTTATGAGTTGGAGGGGTTGATGGAGGAGTGGATGAAGGAGCCATTTCTGGTGGATACATATGAACAGTATTTGTTGGCGAGTGATAGTAACGAAAGGTTCCAGTGATTGGATCCagaaacttgaggaaaaaaaacaaattgtTTCAAAAACAAGTAAAAATCCATCATTAACTTACTTACCTATTTTTAAACTACTGTAAGAACAGCTCATGAGTTTTTCAAACGTTGAGATGTTAACAGTTGTGATTGGCCTCAATACTTAATGGATTAAATTTATTGGAAGGCACCACTTTCACCAAAATACATATTAAACAGCAACTGCTTAGTACCAGAAACATCAGATGATCTCTCCTAGTTTCATTACAAATAGtgttaaaattcagaaaataactgTGTGGAAGTTGAAGGGGGGGCAAGGGGGAATATCAAATGATCTAACTTAAAAATAAGACACAATTGAAATGCATTACAAAACTGCACAAGGCAACTTGATTATAACATCAGAATAGAAAGTTACCTTTGCCCAACCTGCAGGCAGTCCCGGTATTATCCTTCCCATTTCTTCACTTCGTGCTCTGATTAATGGCTCCCGCTGAGactaataaataaacagaaatgtaaggTATGTATAGTTACTTATGCAGAGCAGCAAGCTGCCTGTGACTTTCCCTATATGGTTACATGATTTAATGCAAAACAGTTCAAGAAGAAATCCTTGATTATAGCTGGAAATACAATTTACTGTAATGGTAATATAGTACTACTATTTTGTATCACTCAATCTAAACAAAACCCATTTGTTGACATGCTCCAGAAAAGAAGGACAAATCAGTCTCACAAAAGTCTGACTACTCAATTTCTCCCCTAAGGAAGCTACTTTATTAGGAATATGTGCTTCTGTTAAACACGTACGGAtgatcttttctccctttcaaagCGGTATGCAAAGGAGTATGCGTGAGATGATGAACAAGTGTGGAATGTTTGTTAATGCCATCAGAAACATATGAAGATTTCTAGTGAaagcttcaaatatttttttcagatgaatatgacaaatgaaaaaagcaaacaaacaactgtAAACATGGCATAGTCTTTTCTTAAGATGATGactttaaaaattgaaatgagGTGGAATTTAACATAATATAATAATCATAAAGCATCTGCACTTGATTGGTTTTGGCTACATACAACACATTGTATTTACTTTAAGTCTTTCAGTATCTTGTTCAGAATCCTCTCTAAGGGGTCCTGGCTTTTGAGCTCCACTGTCTGGTTGTTCTTTAACCCCAGTTTGCTGTAAAAGATTTTGAGAGAAGGTTTCAATTTTCATCTGGAATGTCAGTAAAGAACGCTGATAAAGCAAAATAGGGAAAAAGCAGAGTTATATTTTCGTTTTTGGTTGCTGAACGCACGTGCCACAAAGAAGTGGTTAGAGCAGGTATCTACACATCATGTCTATTCTTCCTAGCCTATACTACAGGCAATTTGCTGGAATAGCCTTTGTAGCCGAATGTTGTATTATATAAGATAGTCTGTTATGTAGTTTCAGGAGCTCAGAAATAAAGTGCAGAAGGTCCACCTACACTACTTTCCCCCCCCTAAAGCTGTGGGTTttacaatttgtttttaaatgaaagactttttccccttttacttcTCACTGTGACAAAGCTTCTCTGTGAAAAAGGCAAACTGTGAAGCCAAcatcatgcatttattttatcatGGGCAGTCATTTTGGGATTATGTGGCGTTGCTCTGTCAGTCAAACAAAAGCTCAAGAATGACTGTGTTAAGGTTGCCCAGGAAGATTTATTTTGACTTTCTTGTGTATCTGCATTACACAAGCATCAAAGTTTGGTCAAATAACAActgcatagaatcacagaatcgtataggttggaaaagacctttaagatcatcaagtccaaccataaacctaacactgccaagaccaccactacatgtccctaagcacctcatccaaacgtcttctaaatacctccagggatggcgactcaaccacttccctgggcagcctgttccaatgcttgataaccctttcggtgaagtaaaatttcctaatgtccagtctaaacctcccctggcgcaacttgaggccatttcctcttgtcctatcacttgttacctgggagaagagaccgacccccacctgtctacaacctcctttcaggtagttgtagagagcgataaggtctcccctcagcctccttttctccaggctaaacaaccccagctccctcagccgctcctcatcagacttctgctctagacccttcaccagcttcgctgcccttctctggacacgctccagcccctcaatgtctctcttgtagtggggggcccaaaactgaacacagtattcgaggtgcggcctcaccagtgccgagtacaggggcgcgatcacttccctagtcctgctggccacgctatttctgatacaagccaggatgccattggctttcttggccacctgggcacactgctaacactgcagttgcaaagggagagaaaaatatcctAATGCATGTTCttgaaaaatggttttaaagaCATCTGCTCCATTATTAACTCAGCTTCACAAATGGCTCCTGTTTCATGACCAGACGATCATTACACTCTCagaaattttgcaatttttttcaagaatctgaggaaagaaggaactgtgacaccccccccacccccccaaagagCTGGAACTGGACTGTTCTCAGCAAAAGTACTAGATTAGGGTATTGCTTTGCTTCCTATGCCAGTCAACAAAATCCTGTTATATCAGCAGCTAGGGGAACTAAAGAGTTTGTTATAATATCATTCTGTCCCTAGCATGTCTTACAACAGTATAATATACAGTACTGGGCTGGTACAAGAGATAAAATGTCACCATGCCTCTATTTTTGAAACAGAGGCTTACAGCCCGTGAACCATCCCTTCTAGCTCCACGTCAGTGGGAAGTTTTATTATCCTATGGGGATTCCATGCTGCCTACCTACAAGCAACAATCGAGgatgtcttgcaaaaaaaaaaaaaaatctaactatTTGTGTCTTGGTTTTAACTTTCTCCTCTACAATTATCTAAAAATGGCCTAAATAAAAGTCCaatgatgtatttaaaatttCTAGATTGATACTAGAGTATGCACTCACAAATCATCCTGAATAATTACTCCACATTTGGCGAcgattttctctttttcactaaCCTTGCCTGAAACAGTCACAAAGGTCCGAGATGTATCACTCAGTGCTCGTCTCTGCATTTCTGGTGTTCGggttcccttttctctttcttccataGATATTTTGTCAATCTCAACCCTTTTTCCACCAACGTTTTctagttcatttttattttgcttttttgcttctaTTGCTTCTTTGCGTGCTCGCTcttgttccttttcctcctgttctctttttatttgttcatCCCTCTCCTTCTGTTCTCTGTCCTCTTTAGATTGCTGTAGCTTTTCtttgtgttccttttctttctgttcttcttttgctttttgttcttgttcttctttttctcgCCTGAGtctctctttctgctcttcttgttGCCTCTCACGAAGTTCTTTTTCCCGTCTGTTTTTCTCTAACAGAGCAGCAGTTTCTGCATGTATacgacttttttcttcttctgtcagaATGCTCTTTGCATCACGTAATGGCTTTGTGGACCGGTCTGGAACTATTCGTCCATTCTCAACAGGCTGGCTGTCACTAACTGTACTTTCAGATTTTGGTCTGTTATCATCAGGGATTTTTAGTGAAGGCTTTTTAGTACGATCAACCTGTAACACAAAATGTAGAACAACGATTCATTACAGCTATTACTGCTCTATTAGCTAAGCTTTTTCTAAATGAGATTTATAAGCTGAATTCTGCCAGAAAGATAGTGAACTTCCAATTACATTAAATCTGGTAATTCAAATTGCTTGTTAGTAAAAGTAGGTATTCACTTAACTTCCAGATGTGAGATAAGAATCAACAAGCCCTACAGAACCATAAGGACAGCATTAAGCACTGATTACTATAACTCtttattttcaagctttcaaAGGTCAGTATTTTAGGGCAATCAGGCAGTCTAATCTGGGCATGGTGCTCTCAATCATGTGACAGAACATGTGATTAACGCAGATCTGCTTGATGGGAAGAGGTATTTAAGAATGGCTTAAATACCATTCTAGGAGAGCAAGTTGTTTTTGATGGCGAAGTGTAagttctgaagaaagaaaagctagtcTAGTTCAGGGAAGAACAGAATAAGGTCTATTTTACAGTTTAGGGTCCGTTAGCTGAAATTTGTATTAAAGGCAGTATCTAGGAGGGTGAAAGTGAAGAGTTTGACTTTCGACTTGTCTCctaatgaaaatgttattttagtacAAGGACTCTACAAAGGTGTCTTTAGAAAGTTTTATCCccatgaaaggaagaaacaaatctCTATACTTTTACTACTGGGCCAAGAGTGACAAGCCacctaaatattttattatttgaaggAAGATAACATTGCTGGAAAGCAGACCTTTAGAAAAGCCAAGGTAAGCCATGGCCTAACTGCCCTCTCTATATTTCATCATATGTATGTTTTGAGCAGAAAAGTTTGTTTACAGACTTTCTGAATTAATGATCAATTGCCGACCTTCAATTTCTCAGGTGCTCATATCAAAACATTCATTAAAAGCTCTGCAATTATGTTAAGTATATTCAGTTTCATTAAGTTCGATAGATTAGTTATGATGGTTAACAGACCACCAATAGTCTCTGTACCAATACACTTGCGTACAAGCCTTAAACAAATACTAAGTATGTTTCTCTGTGGATTTAGGCTTCTGCACATGGTGGGTCTCTAGTAGATTAAGTGTATACTAactctggaaaaaagaaacacagcttaCCTCAGGGATACTTCTTGTAATTGATACTGGATTAACTACAAATGAGCTGTCGGCTTTTGGAACAGCAGCATCCTGTATGTTTGGTCTATTAAGTGATTTTAGTCTCTCTTCCAAATTATctcctgtttcttcattttcaatcACTTCTGCTGGAGATTGCTTTATAGCAACAACAGGTGGAACAGGAGCTGGCTCTTCCAGAGATGGATACTGAAAATCCACTttaggaggggggagaggagggaagcatGAGAGAGCtcttaaaaacacaaaagcaaaataacccCCATGTTCCACCAGACCCCAAAATTTAGATATGAGATCTAGCCCAGAACAAGGCTATCCCAAACATATTTGAATGAATTAAAGATACATCCAGTAATTATAAGCACTTGCGGGGGAGAGAGGCGTCATCCTTTATACTTACGAGAAACAGTCACTACTTCGTTCCTGCTATGCTGGGGTGGAGTTACTTTAGCATTTGTTGTGTACTGGGGAAAACAAAGGAGCCAGTTTTCATAACCTCCTTCTAGAACTAAAGGTTCATTCTGCAGTATAGTTTTGCTTTCCCACtataagaaaaaagtttgaaattagCTGAtctaaaaataggaaagaaacttTTACATCTTAAGTGTTGTTGAAATTTCTGTGTCTAGTCATCACATTAAGAGACACGttatttctgagatttttaaataagaattaaacaGGCTGCAAAACCCCTTTGGGGAACAGGGATCCTCTTTGCGTTTGGAGAATGCCCAACGCAGTGAGATTCCTAGCTCTACCTACAACAGGGTCTGAATACTTCCAGTACAGAAAGAAACACTTACTACTACTTCAGGTAACAATCCtccatgcagaaaaatatttttattataatatttgcttcagtttctcaTCTGGTAAGTTTACTGAGTGATTAAGGGCATTGGCTTTAGAAAGCATAATGTTAACTATCTGAAAAACCCTTGAGAGTTCAGGCTCCAGACTGGCCTCCTCTGGAGGTCCTCAGTAGTAGAACGTGAACAAGGCACAGAGGTTCAGAGAATATTCTGTAAAGCAATAAACAAGGAGAACTGCCTGAGCTATCTCTGAACCCCAGTCTTCAATGCTTAGGTAACAAAAAGTTGTGCAGTCTTTCACAAGAGCCACCTATATAAAGGGTTGGGACAACACAGCCGTAGCCACAGTTCAGACTTGAAAATGTTGAGCATCTGCTTAATACTGAGTCTATAAGCTCCTTGCACTGATGAAGCTCAAATTTAAATTCATGTTTCTCTAATAGTTATTTTCAATAATGCACAAAAGTTAACCAAGCTCAAAATATTTCTGGGATCTCCTTCAACAAAACTCCTCCATTCTAGAAAGTGCCTGGCTGATAGGACTGCAAAGAAGCTAGCCTTCTTTGGCCTACCTATGCAGGTGGCTGGCCAGTTCCCATGAATAAGGAATTACAGTTGCTAATACATGAAAGAGGGTGACAATGTTTCTGGCAAACAGTACCAAGTACTTTCCCAAATAACTCTGTCAGCCAAGAACTCTACATTTGAGCTAGTTGTGGAGGAGGGGAGTTGAATCATTCTGCTGTTTAACTATTTAATAAATTATACCATCCTCTACTAGAGCACAAGCATGGGAATGTGAAACTTCAGACTACACTTCTGCTGTCAAAATATAGCAGTCTCTGAAGACTGAACCAAGATGTTTGCCTAAAGTGTCATGAAGTCTTCCATATACTCTGTAATTATAGGTGCTTTAAAACATTCTTATTTATTGAGATGAATTAATATAAAACTTGCCAACCTTAAAAAGTGCCTCTTTCAGGCTCTGAAGAGTTGTTCCTAGCTTTAAGTCTTCAGCAGAACTAGACCAGTCTAGCAGTATAACATAATCAAAGTGTCCTCTCCTCTTCCATGGATCTCTAGAATCCTCTGGGAGTCTAGCTTCAATCCAATTCGCAGTAACTCTGAAATGCATTAACATGCATTTAAAGACAAATGTACAAGTAACATTTTGTCCAACAATATATAATCCATATTATGTTTATGTGCTTGAATAGAATAAATATGCTCTGGCTTGAAGTCAGTACATGCAAGAACAGAGCTGTCCAGGTATGTCTTGCCCGCTTGCATATATCAGGGACTCCAAAACTAAGTGTACGAGCTTTAAAAGCATATAATTTTTGtcaatttataaatttataaaattgaATATTTCACTATCATTTAATGTTATTTCATACCCCGGACTGATAGCTTCTTCTGGGACACTGATAGATCTTGGAATACAGGATTCCTGATAATCCTTCAATCTTCGAGCATCCATTATAATCAATTCAATATTTTTGTCCGACATCATTGCAAACAGTTTCTCAGCTGTGACTGCTCCTTGAAATACAGAAGCTATTAGATGCAAAAAGCTACATTACAAATGGAGATAGCTATGACCACATCTGACTGGTAGAATCAAGACTGCAAACAGatgaaacagaacagaagagtCCCACAAAGTCACGGAGGTGAGACactataaaataaacatattggCCCTTTTGCTACTACTACTGTAGTGATTAGCACCAGATCTGCTGAATTAGACAATACTGAACACTTCAGTGATAAACTAGTTTTAACCTTTTGTGGTCTCATTTAAATCCAGCTGTATAGGCAAGCATTTGTAAGCTACATACTGCAGATGTTCCTCTTCAGTTAAGAACTCTAGAGaacattttcacatatttattaCAGGACCAAAAACCAGAAGgttgggaggggaaagaaaaaatttcttaTTTAACTGAGAAAGCTGACACATTTCAGCCTtgcctagatttttttcttatcagttgAGGAGacatttttccttctactttgaCCACTCTAGGGCTAGTTCAGCTTTAGTTATTAAACTGTTGAAAAACTAAGTACAGCTTTCTAACT from Mycteria americana isolate JAX WOST 10 ecotype Jacksonville Zoo and Gardens chromosome 6, USCA_MyAme_1.0, whole genome shotgun sequence includes:
- the USP8 gene encoding ubiquitin carboxyl-terminal hydrolase 8 isoform X1 encodes the protein MPAVASVPKELYLCTSLKDLNKKTEIKPEKTSTKSYVQSALKIFKAAEESRLDRDEEKAYILYMKYVTVYNFIKKRPDFKQQQDYFHSILGPTNLKKAIEEAERLSDSLKLRYEEAEVRKKLEERDRQELQKKQELKEDGKSSAKSSSESAVDSKAKSQRINGERKHSLERKDQSDSLSASVFQGAVTAEKLFAMMSDKNIELIIMDARRLKDYQESCIPRSISVPEEAISPGVTANWIEARLPEDSRDPWKRRGHFDYVILLDWSSSAEDLKLGTTLQSLKEALFKWESKTILQNEPLVLEGGYENWLLCFPQYTTNAKVTPPQHSRNEVVTVSLDFQYPSLEEPAPVPPVVAIKQSPAEVIENEETGDNLEERLKSLNRPNIQDAAVPKADSSFVVNPVSITRSIPEVDRTKKPSLKIPDDNRPKSESTVSDSQPVENGRIVPDRSTKPLRDAKSILTEEEKSRIHAETAALLEKNRREKELRERQQEEQKERLRREKEEQEQKAKEEQKEKEHKEKLQQSKEDREQKERDEQIKREQEEKEQERARKEAIEAKKQNKNELENVGGKRVEIDKISMEEREKGTRTPEMQRRALSDTSRTFVTVSGKQTGVKEQPDSGAQKPGPLREDSEQDTERLKSQREPLIRARSEEMGRIIPGLPAGWAKFLDPITGTFRYYHSPTNTVHMYPPEMAPSSTPPSTPPTHKPKPQVTVEREREHSKLKRSYSSPDITQAIQEEEKKRIPVTPAVNRDNKPVCYTKAEISRLSASQIRNLNPVFGGSGPALTGLRNLGNTCYMNSILQCLCNAPHLADYFNRNLYQDDINRSNFLGHKGEVAEEFGVIMKALWTGQYKYISPKDFKITIGKINDQFAGYSQQDSQELLLFLMDGLHEDLNKADNRKRYKEENNDHLDDFRAAELAWHKHKQLNESIIVALFQGQFKSTVQCLTCHKKSRTFEAFMYLSLPLASTSKCTLQECLRLFSKEEKLTDNNRFYCSHCKTRRDSLKKIEIWKLPPVLLVHLKRFSYDGRWKQKLQTSVDFPLETLDLSQYVIGPKNNLKRYNLFSVSNHYGGLDGGHYTAYCKNASKQRWFKFDDHEVSEISASSVKSSAAYILFYTSYEQRAVDMAT
- the USP8 gene encoding ubiquitin carboxyl-terminal hydrolase 8 isoform X3, translated to MPAVASVPKELYLCTSLKDLNKKTEIKPEKTSTKSYVQSALKIFKAAEESRLDRDEEKAYILYMKYVTVYNFIKKRPDFKQQQDYFHSILGPTNLKKAIEEAERLSDSLKLRYEEAEVRKKLEERDRQELQKKQELKEDGKSSAKSSSESAVDSKAKSQRINGERKHSLERKDQSDSLSAVTAEKLFAMMSDKNIELIIMDARRLKDYQESCIPRSISVPEEAISPGVTANWIEARLPEDSRDPWKRRGHFDYVILLDWSSSAEDLKLGTTLQSLKEALFKWESKTILQNEPLVLEGGYENWLLCFPQYTTNAKVTPPQHSRNEVVTVSLDFQYPSLEEPAPVPPVVAIKQSPAEVIENEETGDNLEERLKSLNRPNIQDAAVPKADSSFVVNPVSITRSIPEVDRTKKPSLKIPDDNRPKSESTVSDSQPVENGRIVPDRSTKPLRDAKSILTEEEKSRIHAETAALLEKNRREKELRERQQEEQKERLRREKEEQEQKAKEEQKEKEHKEKLQQSKEDREQKERDEQIKREQEEKEQERARKEAIEAKKQNKNELENVGGKRVEIDKISMEEREKGTRTPEMQRRALSDTSRTFVTVSGKQTGVKEQPDSGAQKPGPLREDSEQDTERLKSQREPLIRARSEEMGRIIPGLPAGWAKFLDPITGTFRYYHSPTNTVHMYPPEMAPSSTPPSTPPTHKPKPQVTVEREREHSKLKRSYSSPDITQAIQEEEKKRIPVTPAVNRDNKPVCYTKAEISRLSASQIRNLNPVFGGSGPALTGLRNLGNTCYMNSILQCLCNAPHLADYFNRNLYQDDINRSNFLGHKGEVAEEFGVIMKALWTGQYKYISPKDFKITIGKINDQFAGYSQQDSQELLLFLMDGLHEDLNKADNRKRYKEENNDHLDDFRAAELAWHKHKQLNESIIVALFQGQFKSTVQCLTCHKKSRTFEAFMYLSLPLASTSKCTLQECLRLFSKEEKLTDNNRFYCSHCKTRRDSLKKIEIWKLPPVLLVHLKRFSYDGRWKQKLQTSVDFPLETLDLSQYVIGPKNNLKRYNLFSVSNHYGGLDGGHYTAYCKNASKQRWFKFDDHEVSEISASSVKSSAAYILFYTSYEQRAVDMAT
- the USP8 gene encoding ubiquitin carboxyl-terminal hydrolase 8 isoform X4 — protein: MPAVASVPKELYLCTSLKDLNKKTEIKPEKTSTKSYVQSALKIFKAAEESRLDRDEEKAYILYMKYVTVYNFIKKRPDFKQQQDYFHSILGPTNLKKAIEEAERLSDSLKLRYEEAEVRKKLEERDRQELQKKQELKEDGKSSAKSSSESAVDSKAKSQRINGERKHSLERKDQSDSLSASVFQGAVTAEKLFAMMSDKNIELIIMDARRLKDYQESCIPRSISVPEEAISPGVTANWIEARLPEDSRDPWKRRGHFDYVILLDWSSSAEDLKLGTTLQSLKEALFKWESKTILQNEPLVLEGGYENWLLCFPQYTTNAKVTPPQHSRNEVVTVSLDFQYPSLEEPAPVPPVVAIKQSPAEVIENEETGDNLEERLKSLNRPNIQDAAVPKADSSFVVNPVSITRSIPEVDRTKKPSLKIPDDNRPKSESTVSDSQPVENGRIVPDRSTKPLRDAKSILTEEEKSRIHAETAALLEKNRREKELRERQQEEQKERLRREKEEQEQKAKEEQKEKEHKEKLQQSKEDREQKERDEQIKREQEEKEQERARKEAIEAKKQNKNELENVGGKRVEIDKISMEEREKGTRTPEMQRRALSDTSRTFVTVSGKSQREPLIRARSEEMGRIIPGLPAGWAKFLDPITGTFRYYHSPTNTVHMYPPEMAPSSTPPSTPPTHKPKPQVTVEREREHSKLKRSYSSPDITQAIQEEEKKRIPVTPAVNRDNKPVCYTKAEISRLSASQIRNLNPVFGGSGPALTGLRNLGNTCYMNSILQCLCNAPHLADYFNRNLYQDDINRSNFLGHKGEVAEEFGVIMKALWTGQYKYISPKDFKITIGKINDQFAGYSQQDSQELLLFLMDGLHEDLNKADNRKRYKEENNDHLDDFRAAELAWHKHKQLNESIIVALFQGQFKSTVQCLTCHKKSRTFEAFMYLSLPLASTSKCTLQECLRLFSKEEKLTDNNRFYCSHCKTRRDSLKKIEIWKLPPVLLVHLKRFSYDGRWKQKLQTSVDFPLETLDLSQYVIGPKNNLKRYNLFSVSNHYGGLDGGHYTAYCKNASKQRWFKFDDHEVSEISASSVKSSAAYILFYTSYEQRAVDMAT
- the USP8 gene encoding ubiquitin carboxyl-terminal hydrolase 8 isoform X5, with product MPAVASVPKELYLCTSLKDLNKKTEIKPEKTSTKSYVQSALKIFKAAEESRLDRDEEKAYILYMKYVTVYNFIKKRPDFKQQQDYFHSILGPTNLKKAIEEAERLSDSLKLRYEEAEVRKKLEERDRQELQKKQELKEDGKSSAKSSSESAVDSKAKSQRINGERKHSLERKDQSDSLSASVFQGAVTAEKLFAMMSDKNIELIIMDARRLKDYQESCIPRSISVPEEAISPGVTANWIEARLPEDSRDPWKRRGHFDYVILLDWSSSAEDLKLGTTLQSLKEALFKWESKTILQNEPLVLEGGYENWLLCFPQYTTNAKVTPPQHSRNEVVTVSLDFQYPSLEEPAPVPPVVAIKQSPAEVIENEETGDNLEERLKSLNRPNIQDAAVPKADSSFVVNPVSITRSIPEVDRTKKPSLKIPDDNRPKSESTVSDSQPVENGRIVPDRSTKPLRDAKSILTEEEKSRIHAETAALLEKNRREKELRERQQEEQKERLRREKEEQEQKAKEEQKEKEHKEKLQQSKEDREQKERDEQIKREQEEKEQERARKEAIEAKKQNKNELENVGGKRVEIDKISMEEREKGTRTPEMQRRALSDTSRTFVTVSGKQTGVKEQPDSGAQKPGPLREDSEQDTERLKSQREPLIRARSEEMGRIIPGLPAGWAKFLDPITGTFRYYHSPTNTVHMYPPEMAPSSTPPSTPPTHKPKPQVTVEREREHSKLKRSYSSPDITQAIQEEEKKRIPVTPAVNRDNKSNFLGHKGEVAEEFGVIMKALWTGQYKYISPKDFKITIGKINDQFAGYSQQDSQELLLFLMDGLHEDLNKADNRKRYKEENNDHLDDFRAAELAWHKHKQLNESIIVALFQGQFKSTVQCLTCHKKSRTFEAFMYLSLPLASTSKCTLQECLRLFSKEEKLTDNNRFYCSHCKTRRDSLKKIEIWKLPPVLLVHLKRFSYDGRWKQKLQTSVDFPLETLDLSQYVIGPKNNLKRYNLFSVSNHYGGLDGGHYTAYCKNASKQRWFKFDDHEVSEISASSVKSSAAYILFYTSYEQRAVDMAT